The genomic interval TTTCGGATCGTGCTTCTTAATTAGATTTATTTCTAAAATAAGCGCTTCGATATTGGAAGAGGTTATGATATATTCAAAATCTTCTATTTCATTGACTAGTCTTAATGTCTTTCCATCATGAGAGCCTGTAAAATAAGAGCGGACTCGATTTTTTAGCACTTTTGCTTTTCCTACATATATAATTGTGCCTTGTCGATCCTTCATTAAATAACAGCCAGGCTGATCAGGTAAGATCATTAATTTATTTTTAATGATATCGTTCAATGTATTCCCTCCCAGCATGCAAACCTTACAAACGAACATATATACTATCTTCTCTAATTATAGAGAATTTCATCGATTCATCAAGGAAAAAGTATAAGATGGTAATATTTTGATGAGAACGGTTAAATTTTGGATGGATGAAGATGGGCATTGGGAGTTTTCATTTGATAAATAGACTGTTGAGTGTTGATTGTTTAGATGAACGCTACTCTTTTGGTGAATTTCATTCATTTGTGGTATTCATCACTCTTATGAACGCCACTTTTTTTGCTGTTGCTCATTCCATCCCCATCAATAAAAAAACTGTAAACACTTCCTCATTTTCTGAGTGTGTTTACAGTTTTTTTCTCTTCTAGAGAGAGTTAATTAAGCATGTTTAGCTAATAACTCGGATAGAGCTTCTTTTGGTTGGAAACCAACTACTTTATCTACTACTTCGCCATCTTTAAGAACTAATAAAGTTGGAATGCTCATTACGCCAAATTTAGATGCTGATCCTTGGTTTTCATCTACATCTACTTTAACGATTTTTACGCTATCACCAATTTCGCCATCAAGCTCTTCTAGAACTGGAGCAATCATTTTACAAGGTCCGCACCATGGTGCCCAGAAATCTACTAATACTACACCTGAACCTGTTTCTTCTTGGAATGTTTGATCTGTTGCATGTGTAATTGCCATTTATTATTTGCCTCCTTATTTGATAAACTTACAATATCGAAAGTATACCATGCTTTAAGCAATGATACTAATAATATGTTTCAACTATCATTTTCCCCTACTACTGGATAATACATTCAACGTAATTAGATTGTCGTATTGTCCAATTCTTTAATCAATGCAGGGATAATGTCAAATACGTCCCCTATCACTCCATAATCAGCTACTTCAAAAATAGGTGCCTTTGGGTCTTTATTGATGGCAATAATCGTCTTTGCAGATGTAACGCCAACGAGATGCTGAATGGCTCCGGAAATTCCGCAGGCGATATAAAGATCAGGTGCTACCGTTTTTCCTGTCTGTCCTAATTGAAGGGTGGCATCGCATAATCCTAATTCTACTGCTCCTCTAGATACACCAACTGTTCCCCCAAGCAATTCTGCTAATTTGGTAACCAAAGCAAACCCTTCTTCATTTTGAATCCCCCTGCCAGCACCAACAATAATTTTCGCATCCACTAAGCCAACAGAATCGAGCTTTTTTTGTTCTAGCCCAATTAAAGACGAAATAGGTTTTTCTATTGTTACTTCCATGGTACGAATGATATTTTTTCTCCCCACTTTCTTTGGTGCGGCTTCCCACTTTTTAGGCTTAATCGTTACGAGAAAAGTAGGCTCATTCACTTCAACTCTTTCCATTAATTTTCCCGAATAAACAGATCGAGTAAAGTACAACTTTCTCTCATAAGATTCAAAGTCCTCCACATTCGAATACAAAGGAATATCCACTTTTTCACTTAAATATGGAGAAATAGCTTTTCCTATATCTGTGTGTCCACATAGGAGAATAGTAGGCTGAAGTTGGTTCCATATAGATAAAAGTGCTTTCGAATACATTTCACTGGAAAATCTAGACAGAAACGGATTTTCCACAATTATCATTTGATCAACATCATATTGCTCCAAATCGGATACATCTTTTTTTACTTCGTCTCCCATTAATAAAAGGGATATCTCCGCCTCCCTTTGTAACTGCTTGGCAGCTGTAATACATTCAAGGGTAATGGAGGAGGGATTACCTTGTTGATATTCTCCCAAAATAATAATTTTTTCCTTCATAACTAACACCTCCGTAACTTATCATTGTAATGACTTTAACAACTTTGCTAATGTAACTACCTTTTCTTGTGTTTCCCCTTGAATGTTTGTTTGCTTTCGTTTTAAATTCGGATATGAATACTGTTTCAGATTATTTATATTGGAAATTTCTTTCGACTGTTTAAATAGTAGAGGCTTCTTTTTTGCTTTCATAATTCCAGATAAGGATGGTAATCGCGGAACATGTAATCCTTGTGGAATAGTGACTAAAAAAGGAAAAGGAACACGAAATGTTTCTATGTCCCCGTCCCCATTTCTCTTCACTATTGCGTTTCTTTCCTCTTGATTAATGCATATTGTTTTGGTAATAAAGGGGATATCTAATAAAGCAGCAATACGGGGGCCAACTTGACTGGATGCTCCATCTGTTGAAAAATCCCCTGCTAAGATTAAATCAAAGTTAACACTCTGTAAATAATCATTAATCTTTTTAGCTATAATGGACGGTTCATCTTCCTTAGGACTACATTCCATTAAGACAGCCTCGTCTGCTCCCATAGCCAATGCTGTTCTTAATTGCTTTTCCCCTTCTTTTCCACTTACCATTAATACGGTAATTTTGCCATCATATTTTTCCTTTAATTGCAGAGCTTCTTCTAAGCTTATCGCATCTGGCGGATTAATGATAAAGTTACTCTCCTCTACAAAAACTTGTCCTGATTCTACTACTAAAGAAGCTTCTGGAGAAACGGTTCTCGATAATAATACAATCATATTCAACGCTTTATTACCCATTTACTTCTTCACTTTCTTTCTTCAATTGTCTTCTCAATACTTTTCCGATTGCCGTCTTAGGAAGTTCTTTTCTAAATTCATAGATACGAGGAACCTTAAATGACGCCAACTTTCTTCGCATAAATTGATTCAGTTCTTCTTCCGTTACAGTCATTCCATCTCGCAAAACAATAAAGGCTTTAACTGTTTCTCCTCTGTAAGAATCTTTGACACCAACGACGGATGCTTCCATAATGGCTGGATGCTCATACAATACTTCCTCTATTTCCCGTGGATAGATATTAAAGCCACTAGCAATGATAATATCTTTTTTCCGATCGACGATATAAAAATATCCGTTTTCATCCATATAAGCTATATCGCCTGTTAATAGCCAGCCATTTTTTAAAGCCTTTTGCGTTTCTTCCTCATTCTTCCAATACCCTTTCATTACTTGCGGACCTTTAATTCCCAACTCTCCAATCTCACCATTCGGTAACATTTCTCCTGTTTCTAAAGAGAAAATAGCTGCATCTGTCCCTGGCCACGGAACACCAATACTTCCTTTCACAATTTCATTATCCCATAAGAAATTCACATGGGTGACTGGAGATGTTTCTGTTAATCCATAACCTTCCACAATCTTTCCGCCAGTTTTTTGCTCAAACTTCTCGATAACCTCTACCGGTAATGGAGCAGAACCACTTATTGCTCCTTTTATCGAAGAAAGATCGTATTTCATTATATCGGGGTGATTCATTAATCCAATATAAATAGTAGGAGCACCTGGAAAGACAGTCGGTTTTTGTTTATGAATCGTTTTTAAAAGACCAGTTGCATCAAATTTTGGAACGAGGATCATCTTATATACTTCCATTACAGATAAAACAAGGACTGTCATAAGACCATATACATGGAACAATGGCATTACTGCAAGCATTACTTCCTTTCCTTTTTCCATCTTATATAGCCATTGCCTACACATGGAGGTATTTGCAACTAAATTTTGATGGGTTAAAATAACTCCTTTAGGAAACCCTGTAGTTCCTCCTGTATATTGCAAAATTGCAATATCCTCTTCAAAACTAATTGGTACTTTATTAAGCTGATGATCACGAGCCTTCATTGCTTGGGTAAAAAGATGAGTGGATTTTGATGAAATAATAACGGGGGGTTTTCCTTGTTCTTTTGCTTGTATAAAAGGATAAACAATATTTTTCGGAAATGGAAGATAATCTTTAATGGACGTTACAATGATATGTTCTAAATCTGTTTGTTCTTTC from Niallia sp. FSL W8-0635 carries:
- the trxA gene encoding thioredoxin, translating into MAITHATDQTFQEETGSGVVLVDFWAPWCGPCKMIAPVLEELDGEIGDSVKIVKVDVDENQGSASKFGVMSIPTLLVLKDGEVVDKVVGFQPKEALSELLAKHA
- a CDS encoding electron transfer flavoprotein subunit alpha/FixB family protein — encoded protein: MKEKIIILGEYQQGNPSSITLECITAAKQLQREAEISLLLMGDEVKKDVSDLEQYDVDQMIIVENPFLSRFSSEMYSKALLSIWNQLQPTILLCGHTDIGKAISPYLSEKVDIPLYSNVEDFESYERKLYFTRSVYSGKLMERVEVNEPTFLVTIKPKKWEAAPKKVGRKNIIRTMEVTIEKPISSLIGLEQKKLDSVGLVDAKIIVGAGRGIQNEEGFALVTKLAELLGGTVGVSRGAVELGLCDATLQLGQTGKTVAPDLYIACGISGAIQHLVGVTSAKTIIAINKDPKAPIFEVADYGVIGDVFDIIPALIKELDNTTI
- a CDS encoding electron transfer flavoprotein subunit beta/FixA family protein, yielding MGNKALNMIVLLSRTVSPEASLVVESGQVFVEESNFIINPPDAISLEEALQLKEKYDGKITVLMVSGKEGEKQLRTALAMGADEAVLMECSPKEDEPSIIAKKINDYLQSVNFDLILAGDFSTDGASSQVGPRIAALLDIPFITKTICINQEERNAIVKRNGDGDIETFRVPFPFLVTIPQGLHVPRLPSLSGIMKAKKKPLLFKQSKEISNINNLKQYSYPNLKRKQTNIQGETQEKVVTLAKLLKSLQ
- a CDS encoding long-chain-fatty-acid--CoA ligase, which translates into the protein METEKRWLKLYPAQIAKNVYYRADTLPQLLENAAKEYSKHKAIHFMGKEITFQTLYKKTLKLASYLQSLGIEKGDRVAVMLPNIPQTVISFYAILQTGGIVVPVNPLYQEREIEFIMKDSGAKVIITLDLLYNRVEKVKEQTDLEHIIVTSIKDYLPFPKNIVYPFIQAKEQGKPPVIISSKSTHLFTQAMKARDHQLNKVPISFEEDIAILQYTGGTTGFPKGVILTHQNLVANTSMCRQWLYKMEKGKEVMLAVMPLFHVYGLMTVLVLSVMEVYKMILVPKFDATGLLKTIHKQKPTVFPGAPTIYIGLMNHPDIMKYDLSSIKGAISGSAPLPVEVIEKFEQKTGGKIVEGYGLTETSPVTHVNFLWDNEIVKGSIGVPWPGTDAAIFSLETGEMLPNGEIGELGIKGPQVMKGYWKNEEETQKALKNGWLLTGDIAYMDENGYFYIVDRKKDIIIASGFNIYPREIEEVLYEHPAIMEASVVGVKDSYRGETVKAFIVLRDGMTVTEEELNQFMRRKLASFKVPRIYEFRKELPKTAIGKVLRRQLKKESEEVNG